TGGCCCCGCCCGGTACGTACCAGGTCGAGGCGCTGGTCATCACGACCGGTGCCGACGGCGCGATTTCGGTGGATGAGCAAGCGATGTCGGTGGAGATCGAATCGTGTTGCGACAAGGCGCCACCGATCGTTCCGCCCACACCGCAACCGCCGGTGAAACCGAAAGCGAACCCGGTGGCCGCGCTGGGCAAGATCCAATTCGGTAACGCGGGCTGCACGGCCACGGTGATCGGGCCGCGGCGCGCGGACGGGAAGTGGGACGTGCTCACCGCGGCGCACTGCGTCACCCACGTGGGCGTCGGGGCGAAAGGTTCCATGACGCTCCCGGACGGCCGAAAACTCGCAATCAAGGTGGGGAACATCTACGAAACGCCGGACTGCGCGTGGCTCACGACCGAGGACGCCACGCTTGCGGACCTGCCGTTCGCGGAGATCGCGGCCACGAACCCCGCGGTCGGAACCAAGATTTGGCACAAGGGGTACGGGGTGGACAACCCCGGGAATCGCGAAGACGGGGAAATCACCTTCGCGCAGGACGGAAACGGTCAGCTCCAAATGTCGTTGTCCGTCTCGAGCGGGGACAGCGGGGGCGGCATCTTTCGGGACGACACGGGGGAGCTGATTAGCTGTGTCTGTTGCACCACCGCGAAGGGGCAAAAGGCCCGCGTGTGGGGTTGCGCGGCCGACGTTGCCCGCAAGTACCGCCCGGCCCAAACGAGCGAACTGTGGACCCCGGTTGAGATTCCCGAGGCCGGCATTGGCCCGATCAACGCTTGGGAGCCGGTGGAGATGCCGACGCGCGGCCCGGTGGTGACCGTTCTCAAGTGAGGTGACCGCGTGTGATCGGGTGCCAGTGCCACCGGTGCGACAAGTACAACGTGCGCTCCGACTGGCCGCCCCCGTTGTGGCCGTGTGCCGGGTGCGGGCACCCGCTCCCGGTGATCGTGGCAACCGGTGCCGAAGCCGGTTGCCTGCCCTCGGCCGTGGTGAGGCGCGAGCGCCCACGCGGGCCGGACGTGTGGTTCGTGGTCGGTGTGTGCGCCGGGGTGCTCTCGACCGTGGGGTTACTCGAGCTGTTCAAACTCATGAGGTAATGCCGTGGCCGAAAGCACCAAGAGTTACGCCGAGCGACTGAAGGATTGGGCTCTGTATGCGTCCGCGATCCTCGCGCTGTCGATCGCCTCCGCGCTCGCGCAGCGCTGGCTCGGGAAGGACGTTCAACTTCCGCCCCCGCCCGTGATCCTGGTGACCTCGGGAGTTGATGGGATCACTCCCGTGGTTCAGGTTTTCCCCTCACCTGATCCCAACGTAAAGGACAAGTAATGCTCAACTTCCATTTCAACGTGGTGAACGTGGCCGGTGGCGACGGTCGTCAGTTCACCGCGCTCGGGGACGGGAAGATCCTCAAACTGCTCGCGACGTGGGGGCCGGTCATTGCTGGGCTGTTCGGGCTGAAGCTCCCGCCCCTGCCGGATCTGACAAGCGATGTGAAGGAACTGGCAGTTGATACGGCCAAGTCATAAGGATTGGCCGCGTAAAACGCCACGGCCCGCGGATTTGTTCCGCGGGCCGTGGCGTTTTATGTGATAGTTATTGAGCCGTTCAACCGTAGCCATCTCAGATGGCTACTTCACATCGCCTGGTTCATAACCGTATCTTGCGGGAAGGATTACTATGCGCGTGTGGACACAGGACGCTGGAGGGAAGGGCAAGGTTTCGGTGCGGGTCGATGGGCCTCGCGTACATCCGCCAGTATTTCTTGTCATCTCCGACCAGTACGTGGGTTACGGCAAAGGGATTGAGGTGAAGATGAGTTATCGCTTCGCATCTAAACAAGCGAAGTTCGAGGCTCCCCCGCCGGCATTGCTGTGGACCCAAGGAGTTTCGTCGTGCCGCGTAACGGGAGCGGTCGTTCTTTCTGGCGGCCGAGTTCGAGGAGTTGGTCTTGCGCACATAAATGCCGATATTCCTGTGGACACCGACATCAACTTCTTGGCCGATGGGTGCAAAAAATTGAGCGCGGATCCTGAAGACGTGTATCTCGTTTTCTATTTCCACGCCAAGCACACACCCAACCGCGCTGCGAATAAAGAGGACGCAAGAGAGTCCAGTCGAAAATTTGGCGACCGATTTGGTGGACAAGTGCCCAATACCCACCATTTACTGATCGAGGGCAGGGTGGGAAACTTCGGGATCGCCTCGGACGGTTCGGCGGGGGAGGTAACCAATGAACAAATCGAGCGTATGAAAGAGTCAAACGCGCCGGTCGCTCACGGGAACGGGTGTTGCGTTCTCTTCTAGCGGGGACTGACAAAATCTCGAAATTGCCTTGGTAACGACTCGCGGGTGAAATCCGCGGGTCGTTGGCGCTTGCAGCTTGCACTGGTGCGGCATCGCGAATACATTCACGCCGTCATTAGCTCGAAATTGGCTAAGGTGGATTCTCCGGAGTTGTCATGGCGCGGTATCGATTCACGGCGACGGACACAGAAGGGCGAGAGAAGGGCGGTACGATTGAGGCCGCCAGTGCTACCGAGGCACGGGAGCGAATCAGCTCTCGCGGGTTCCATGTGAAGCGGGTGGCGATCGACTCGCCCGATCCAGAGCCGTTGCCACTTGAATCGTTGCCATTGGAGCCGATCGCCCGTAAACCGCGCGCGTCAAAAGGCGCCAGTGGCATCACTCATTGGCTACTGCATTTGGTTGCAGTCTCGACAGCGCTCGCGGCGCTGGGGATATCCCTGAGTCGTAGTGAGCCGGCGCCGATCATCGTGAAGGCGGACCCGCCAGCGCCGCCCCCTTCGGTCCCCAAAGATCCCACACCGCCCGCGCCGGTTAAAGCCGATCCGCCGGTGCCAAAGAAGTCTGAGCTTGATAAGTACGACTTCTCCAGCCCGCGGGCCGCGGTCGAGTCCGATATGAAGATGCTCGACAACAACGACTATCCCGCCGCAGTCGAGTTGAATTCTCGGGTGAACCTCAAGTACAGCAAAGAAAGGATATCCACCCTGAAGGTTCAGAAAGAGGTTGATTTTCACGGGAAGAAAGTTCTGTTCATTTCCTACAAGCGGGACGACGTTACCCGTTACGACACGCGAGCTGTGGAGAAGGATGCAGGCACGGGCTTTTGGGTGGTCGTTCCGCTGTCATACTACACCGTCTTAATGGAAGACAAGAAACTGGCCGCGATGATGAAGATGTGGGATGCGGTCGGCAGCTTTGAATGACGAAACAACCCGCCCCAAGCATCCTTGCGTGAGGCGGGCAGCGCCCCCACCCGGAAGGGTGGGGCAACCGGGGACGCATCTTGCGTCAGCCGGCAGTCTGCGGGGTTCTCGCTCGCTCGTATTCGCCGTACTCCGCGGCGTGTTTCCCCTTCTCGGTCAGCGTGTACTTCGCCCGGAATTGCTCCGGTTCGCTGCCCGCAACGGGCTTCCTTTCAGCGCGCTCAATCAATCCCTCGGAAACTAGCTCGTCGAGGAACTCGCCCGTTTTCGTGAAGCGCGTCGGCGAGTACCGGATCACGCTGCCGAGTACGGGCTTGCCCTTCGCGCGGGACAAGACGCGGAGCTGTTGCCAAGTGGCGTGTGAGATCGGTAAAAGCATGTCAGATACTCGTGAGGGAAGTGGTTTATAGGGGGCGCCGGGCAGTGACGGCCTTGGGTGCAGCCGCCGAACTGGAGGGCTCGTCTAGGGGCCTTGAGGGAATAACCAACCCCGTCCCACTTGCCGTGTTCGGGTTAAATGAAAATACAACTTTCGACAGATCGTATCAATCTTGCAGACCCGAGGCGTATAATAGCTAACTCGCACGAACCCCCTCACTCACAACGAAGCGGTTCGCAGTGCTGCATCGTGCAGCGCGGCTCCGATTCGCCCGCCCAAGAATTCGCCTCAACCAGCGGATAACTGACTTCATGTCTATACGAACAGAACACGTCTCTCGTACCTCTCCCGCGCAACGGGATCATTCGGACTCGAAGCCGAAGTTTCCAAAGGACGAGGCCGGGTTCCTGAACGAACTGAAGCGCCGGACCGATGCGTACTTCGCGGAGTCCGGGCGCAGCGAGCGCGACTGCTGGCGCATGTACCTGAAGACCGCGGTCATCCTCGCGTGGCTCGCGACGTCTTACGCACTGCTCGTGTTCGCCGCGCCGACCGTGTGGCTCGCGGCCCCGCTCTCGATCTCCCTCGCGCTGGCCATTTCCGCGGTCGGGTTCAGCATCCAGCACGACGGCGGGCACCACGCGTATTCGCGGTTCGCCTGGGTGAACCGACTCGCGGCCCTCACGCTCGATCTGATCGGGGCCAGCTCGTATCTGTGGAAGTGGAAGCACGTCGTGTACCACCACACGTACCCGAACGTGGCGGGCCAGGACACCGACATCGACGTGGGGCGCGTCGCGCGCCTCGCGCCCCAGCAGCCGCGCCTCTGGTTCCACCGGTGGCAGCACCTGTACCTGTGGCCCTTGTACGCGGTGACCGCGTCCGTGTGGCACTTGTACGGCGACTTCCGGGACGTGATCGCCGGGACCATCGGGACGCACCGTATCCCGCGGCCCAGGGGCTGGGATCTGGTCGTGTTCCTTACGGGCAAAGCGGTGTCGATCGGACTTTTGCTAGGAATCCCGATGCTGGTTCACTCGTGGTGGGTGGTGCTGGCGTTCTACGCGGTGGTGACGGCGGTGGTGGGCGTGGTACTCACGGTCGTGTTCCAGTTGGCGCACTGCGTCGAGGAGGCCGAGTTCCCGCAACCGATTGGGGATGGGGGCCGGATGGAAATGGAAGGCGCGTGGGCGGTCCACCAGGTCCACACGACCGTGGATTTCGCGCGTAAGAGCCGGGTGCTGTGCTGGCTCCTGGGCGGGCTGAACTTCCAAGTGGTTCACCACCTGTTCCCGCGCGTGTGCCACATCCATTACCCGGCGCTGTCGCGGATCATAGAAACCACGTGCCACGAGTTCGGGGTGCGGTACTCGGCGCACCGCACGTTCCTGGCCGGTGTCGTCTCGCACTTCCGCTGGCTGCGCCAGCTCGGGCGCCCGCAAGTAATTCCCGGCTAATGCGATCAACGATCGAGCTCACATTCGGCGGAAGAACGTAGATACGCAAGATTTCGGTCGAGGACCGGCAGCGTCCGTTCTGGTACCTCATCAGCCTGCTACAGAATGAGGCGAAAAAAGAAGAACGGAGAGGCGTTCACAGTGCCCTGGGAAGCCGAAGAAGTGATCGCCCGTTAACTAGTGTTTGGCTTACGGGTTAGATTTCAAAAGCTACGGATTATAAGGTGTTCGGCGGACTGAACCGTCCGAGTGGGTGCTGTTGACTGTGACATAAAGTGTATCGTGGAAGTTGTTTACGCCGAAAATCGATGCGTCAAAAAACCGTTCGGGACCAAGAGGTCGTAGGTTCAAATCCTATCAGCCCGACTCGATGACCCTCGGTGACACTAGTTGTCACCGAGGGTTTTCCATTGACAGCATCAACACTTACGTCGATTCCGTCCGCTTTATTCTGGTGTTCGTTATTCGGATGTTCGGTGCCAGGAGTGGCCCCGGAATGCCCCCCGCGGAATAGAGTCGGTGCAACCGGATTCGTGACCGAGGCGGAATCGTCACTGGTTCGAGATTCTGTGATCGTGCCTTTAGTGGTCCCGGGGCCGTCGGTCAGGGGCAGGGTCGGAAGTTTTTCCACGGTCCCGCGGACGTCGAGCAGGCGGGTATCGGTGTACACGCCCATCGTGAGCTTAATGTCGCTGTGCCGCATCGCCGCTTGTGCCGTTCGCGGTGCCGTGCCCGTTTTGCTCAACACCGTGCCGAAGGTCGTTCGCATCGCGTGAACGTCGACCGTGCGCCCGCGGTCGTCGCGCTTCGGGATGCCGGCGGCAACCAGATCGCGATCCAGGATGCGAACCAAGCCCGGCGGCACATCGAATAGCAGCGTTTCACCGGGCAATCGCGTCGGTGTTGGTTCACCGACCTCGCGAGCGACGGCTTGAACGGTCGCTAACTTATCGGCCAACCAGTTCCGCAGGTCGTCCGCGAGATCGTCGCGGATCGCAATCGCGTTCCCCTCTCGGCTCTTCTCGTCGGCGGCATCCAGTTGCAAGAACGCGCTCCCGGCCGTCAAATCGAGTTGCCCGATCGTGAGTGTTGCCAGCTCGTTCTTCCGTAACCCGGTCAGGACCAGTGCCTTGTAAATCAGTGCCCGCTCGCGCCCGAGGGCTTGCAGCCGGGCTACCGTTTCGGGTTTCAGATCGGCCGCGGTTTGTCCTTTACGATTTCCGCGGCGGATCGTCTGGGTGTCGGTCAGCGGGCAGACCGTGGCGACCGCGAGCAGGCGCTTCAGTTCGTCCTCGGTGAGGGATCGGCGCTGGCGGCGCGGGTCCGACTTCTGGTCCGCTTTGGGCACCCGGTTGAGGTCGTGGCCGACCAGGCGCTCGGTCCCGACGCACCAGTTCGCGAACGCGACGAGGGACTCGCGGTAATAGTTGCGGCTCCGGGCGCTCATGCCGTCCTCGATTCGGGCGGCCATCCAGTTCTCCACCGCTTCCCGGTCGAAATCGGTGGGCGTGGCGAACCCGCAATCTTTCGACACGCACCGCACGGCGCGCAGCACGTTGGCCCGGTACGTGTCTGAAACTTCCGCGGCGATCGGCGAGCGCGTGTACGCGGTGAGGTACTCCTCGAGCGGAACCACGGCTTGTCGCGCGCGTCGATGGCCTTGCGATCGAGGGGCCGGACTTGATCTGCTCGCCCTCGCGCTCCCACTTCTTGAGCATCTGTTCGGCGGCCTGCTTGTCCCGGCACTCGGTCGGGCGGACAACGATCTTCCCGGTCGCGCCCCGGTACTTCGCGAAGTACGTGGCGGACTCGGTGATGATCCTGCCTGTGCTTCCCGTACCCTTCGTGAGGGGCGCGGTCCAGAGCTTGCCGCGCACGCGCCACCGGGCGATCCGCTCGGCGCCCTTGACCACGATCTCGGCCCCGACCGGGACCGCGCGCGTCGATTGCTTCTTGAACACGGCACCCATAGTAACCGCGTTCCCTTGCGAGGGTCCAATCGGTTCGGTACCAGGTTCCAATCTCGTACCCGAACCGTGTGACCGAAGGTGAGTGAATCGCACCCGATCGACGCTCGTGTGCCACGTCCGTGCCGCGCGGTTGTGGCAACGAGCCACACCAGGTTGGGCGCGGAGCGGATCCGCCCGGGGCATCGATGAAGAATTATCGAAGAGCCGGTCCCGGTACGGTTCGCCGTCCGGATCACCGCCACTATCGCCATCGGGCTCGTGTGGTGGTGGTGGTGATGGTGACGATGAATCGCGTGGGGTGCGGAACTCGGTCATCGGGTACACGGCCCACCGGACCCCGTGTCTCGTGTGCGCGGCCCGGTCCACGAACGGGTTCTCGAAGTTGCGCCGGGCCAACGAGCGGAACGTGTACGCCAACGACCGCGTATCCAACCGTCCGGCCAAGTCCTCGACCGCGGCGCACAACTCGGGATCGGCCTTCGCAGCCTCCACGATCTCCGCGGTCGTCAGTCCTCGACGTTGTGGGTCGCGCCGGAGCAGGCACCGCAACAGCGCGCCCATCGCCAGCGCGTTCCGGTCCGCGGCCGTCTGGAGCGCGATCCGCGTCAGGGCCGGGTCCGGGAGCCCGGCCCACACGACCGCACCGCGCACCACCTCGGACCACAACTCGTAACTGCCCCACGGTGGTAAGCCGTCCGCCGGGCGCCCCGCGACGACCCACCCGCGCAGAATTGTCAGCGCCGCGGATAAGAGCGCGTCCCGGTTCCGGCGCAGGTGCTCACGCAGGCGTGGGTACCGGAGCCCGCCCCGGTCCTCGGGGCGCTCGTCGGTCGACTCCATGCGGGCGTGGCACGTGCGCCGGCTCGTGTCGGCGCGCAACTCGCAGTTGTTCCCGGTCCCATACCGGACCACGTTGGGCGGCCCGTCGTACACCCGGTTCCGCCCAACAGCCGGTCCTTTCACCGGTCCGCGGTGAGCGCCGCATCGAGCTGGTTGTTCCCGATCGGCCCGGCCCGGTTGTCGAGGAGCACCATGTGCTCGCCCTCGGCCGCGACGCTCGTGATGCGCTTGCGTAGTTCTTCCCGGTCCGGAGTGTACGTCATCGCCGAGAACCGGCGCCCCAGGACCGGGAGCGCGATCGCGTCCGCGAGAAGCCCCTTACCCACCCCGCGCACGTTTCCATCAATGAGGAAGAACGCGAACCACGCGAGCGGGGTGGGTAGGCCCGCGAGCCACGCCCCGCGGTGCTCGGGGCGCTCGAACGGGAAGTCGCACACCGCGTCGGCGAGTCGCGCGACCGCGGCCTCCGCGTCGGTGCGAGTCGGCACGTCGGGTACCGTCAACGTCACGCGGTCGGGTACCAGCACGCCGATCGAGCGGTGGTACCCGTTCGTGGCCAGGAGCGTTCCGTCGGGGAGCAGGACCGGGTGCGCGACCACCGCATCGAGGCGCGGCACCCCGGGCCACGACCCGCCGCGTGAACCGCCTGGACCGACCACGCGGGCGGGTGCGTCGGGGCGCATTCCGTGCCCCCTCTCCTTGTCCGGCACCACCCTGACCCCGTTCGCGACCCGGGTGAACTGCTCGCGCAGTAGGGCCGGTCCCAGTTCGCGGATCACGGTCGCGTCCGCCGGAACCCGGACCGCGGCCCCGGACGGGGCGGTTCGTCGAGGCGCACCACGCGCACCAACTGACCGCCGCGCTGGTAGATCCCGTCGGCACCCATCAGTGCGTCCGCGGCTGCGTCGTTGACCACGTGCTCTTCGGTCGTGACGACGATTTCCGGGCGCCCGCGCCGCGGGGGCGGTTCCGCGGTCCGACTGAGTTCCGCAACCAGTTCCTGCCCGGCGACGTCCCACGCAGCATCGCGCGTGCGGGCCGCGAGCCACTGGCGCACGTCCTTGGCACCCGCCGGGGTCATCGCAACCGGCACCGGGCGCCCGAGTGCGGACCCGAGCGCCGTGGCCGTGCGCTCGGCCCCTTCGCGCCCGGGCCACGGGCCGCCCTCCTTCTGATCGTTCTCGCCGACCACGTACACCGGGCGCCCGAGTGGCAGGTCGCCGAGGAGAGCGACCAGATCAGTGCCCCCACCTGTATTCGAGGGGCGCCCGAGCGCCGGTAACCCGGCCGCGGTCAGCGCCAATGTATCGGATACCCCTTCGACCAGGAGCACCGGACCGGGGCGCTCGCGCCACCCATCGGGGATCGCCAGCCCGCGCTTCCCACCCGCGATCATCTTCTTGGTGTCGGGGCCGTCCGGGTTCGGCTCGCGCGTGGACAACCCGATCACGCGCCTGTCGCCCGAGCACTCTGGGAACGTGAACGTGCGCCCGCTCACCGACCGGCCGCACACCCCGAGCAGCGGGAGCGCGCTGAACACCTCGGGCGGCAGTTCGAGGCGCCCGCTCAGTTCCGTGCGTGCGTCGGCGTCGAACCGCGCGGCGTATTCGCGGGCGATCACGCCCCAATCACGGGGTGTATTGGGCTTGTTGGGTTTGTTCGGCCGGTCCGGGGTTGGCGCATCGGCGCGGCGGTAGATGTGGAATTGCCCGTCGCCCCGGGACGGCCCTCGGTGATCGAACCCCAGTACCGGGCCGTCGCGCCGCCCGCACAGGATCAGCCCTCCGTCGCCCACGGAGCACTTGTGGTCGCCCGCGCACACCGGGCACGGGCTCTCGGGTGTGACCGCGGTCAGCTTCTCTCGTCGCGTGTGGTTCATCGTCCCTGAATCCGTAATGAACGGCGCGTCGCCGCGCCGGTGCGTCAAGCACCAGGTCCTGGTAGTTGCGGCGACCCGGTGGATCGATTGTGATTGGTTGGGCGTAGTCGCCCGAGCAGATCAGCGATGTGCCCGCGCTCAGCACCCGTCGCGGGCGAGGCGCTGGACCTCGGCGTCAGGGATCAGTCGGCGGCGCCCCAAACGCACGGAACGAACTTTGTTGGCGTCGAGCAGGCGGTGCAAGTGGCGCGCGGAAATGGACAGGTACGTTGCGGCTTCCGCGATGGGCCACGGGGAACCGGGCGCACGGGCAGAAGTCATGGACGGAGTGGGTGAACGATCCGGGGTGGTTGGTGGCACAGGGGCTCCGTGGTTGGTGTCATCGCCGGTGTCCTACCGACCCCTGTATTCTCGACCGGACACCCACGGAAAAAAGTGCCTGAACGGTGCGCACCGTTTCACAACGGGGAGGGCAACTGTGCGCTCAGTTGGTGTGTCGCGTTTGGGCCAGGAGGCGCCCGTCACGTGTCAGCCAGACACCTCCGCCTTGGCCCTCGGCGGTGCCCACCAGTTCGTATTCGGCCAGCTCCGCGATTGGCGTTTTGAACGAGTTGGGATTCGCGTTTGCTCCCCCTACACCAACTGCAAGCGCCGCGGTCTTCACGCGCGATTTGTGGTTGAATGCTTCGCGCCGTAAAAGCTCGTCGAGGAGCGCCCAGTGCCGAAGGGTCATGTCCTTCAACCGGAACGATGAGGCGCCCGCGTCGAGTTCGGGGCGACGGAAAAATGCCGGATCGTCCGGCTGGTGCAGTGAGGTAGCTAAAGGTTTTAGATCCGGAACTGGGTTTGGACCTGCGGCCCCGGTAATGAACCGATCGAACCGGACGCGGTCGAAGAGCCGAGCAATGGCGTCGACCTTGGCGTACAGGGATCGCAGGTCCGCCCCGTGCTCCCCGCGCTGCCAAGCCGCAAGTGTCGCCTCATCGTCGAGCAGGTCGGGAATCGCGCCCAGGTTCCGGCGCGCGGTGTGCCAAAGACGCGGGTGCGGGGCGAAGTCGTCCCCGAATCGCTGAGCCAAGTGATGCGCCAGGTCGAACCGACGCTCGGGCACAATGTTGTGGTACTGCTGGCGGTGGAATTTCGCCCGTTGGTTTAGAGGATCAAACCCGAAGAACGCTTCCTTCAACCCCCAATGGACCCAAACGGCCTCGGGATGTGTTGCCGTGTATTCGGCGAAATCTCGGAGCATCTCCCGCTCGAACTGGGGAAATCGCTCCAGGAACTGTCCGGGTGGTACGCCCGAGGCCTCGGCCTCGGTGAATGCGGCGAACGCCAGGGGCGTGCCACTGAGCACACTTTGTACCACGATCGCGGACACCGGTGGTGTCTGATTTTGGCGCGCGACTACTGGGTCGGATGAGTAATGGACAACGAACAGATCCTTGGTTACTGCCGGTAGGGGCAGGTACGTGAGTAGGGGAACGTCCGTGATCCCCGGGTTCGCAACTTGGGCGGACACGGGGGAACCTCAGTGGTTGCGCCGGGCACACTTCCTCGCACCCGTTCGGTGCGCTCAAACCCGACAACTGAGGCTATCTGACATTATGTATATTGGCAAGCGCCTTCGTGACAAAAGCTGACACGGCCCGTACCTTCGTGTCTACGCAAGGGTATTTGATGTGGTATGCATCTCATTCATATTGTGCCAATCGTTGAGTGGGCGCGGAATGTCGGAAGCGCGAGGCACATCTACGAACCGAGTTTCCTCCGGGATCTGATCCACGACGTGGTTCAAAGTTTGAAGAAGAATCTGAAGTTGGATTGGAACGAACCGCACCGCCAGCAGGTGTTCGCGGCGATTCGGGCAGCCGTGAAACGCACTCTCCGCCAGCGCGGGGTAAAGAAAGAGCACCACAAGCCGATCAGCATCCGTGTGATGGAGCAGGCGGCCGCGACGTTCGCGAACTGGCGATCCTGGCCGCGTGAGTTCCTGCATTCCAACGCACCTGCGCGCTCAACCTGCATGAACCGCAACCGGTGCGGCGACATTGACTTGCTTCTTGGCGATGTTGACCTGGAGCACCGGTACCGCGAACTTGCGGACCAGCGCGAGCCCCTTAACCGCGGCCAGGAACCGCTTGTTCGTGGCGTCCATGCGGCGCTGGTGAAAGTCGGCCTGCTTGATGCTCGCGTCCTTCTGCCCCTGGGCCGCACGTAGCTCGGCGTCCTGGACCTGGAGCCAACACGCGACGACACGCTCGACCAGCACGCGCTCAATGGGCGTTGAGCTCTCACCCAACAGCTCGGCGCGCATCTGTTCCAGTTTCTTGAGCACGGCCTCGCGAAACCCGACGTTGTCTCCGCCCATCGCCTTGATGAACGACGACACGACCTGGTCGGCCAACTTGCCGCCGAACATGCGGAGTGAGGCCGGATTGCTCAGCATCTTGCGCACGACCGGAACCGTGGTCTCGTCCCCCGCCTGCGTTCGTTTCAGAAGCGCCCGAAGCTCCTCCATCGTCTTGGGTACCTCGACCTCAGCCGGTGGAAGTGCCGCTTTCGTGCTCGCCACGTTTCTTCCTCCATTCGCCGCGCTTGTGCTGGCGGAGCCCGGCCGCTACGAGCGCCGCCTGAATTAAGAGATCGGCTTGTTCGTTCAGTTCCGCTAGTGGGGCGTCCAGTGCCTCAACCCGCTCCCGTGCAATTTTAGCGCACGCGCGCTCGGTTTCGCGCTTGTCGCGCGCGATCGCGTCCATCTGGGCTACGAGTTCGCCGGCGCGACCGCCCCCGATGTACTCGCGGACCACGCGCCCGTTGACCCGGCGCGAGCGCGTGTAGTAACGGCCGTTCTTGTCCCAACCCATTCTGTTACACCTCTGCACGTGCCCCGGTTCGATCTGATCGAATCATAACACCGTTGACTTCACGGGTGCGGGTTCAACGGTTCCGGCGTAGCGTTTTATTGCGTTTCGTGGCATCCTGGGCTCCTTAAGACTTATTGTTGACTGCGCGCTGGGGCCTAGCCAAATGGCTGAAACAGCAAAGCGTTGCGAGGTGTCGTTTTGTGGCTTCATCTACCAAGGCGGAGGCTGATTCCTGCCGAAATGGGGAGAAGTTAGAGGGCATAATTTTCTTCCGCGGGTTGGGCTGAGTTAGCTCCCGCAGGACTCAGTCGGGCTCATACACCAAGTGCGGGCCGGCTCGCAGAGGTTGCCGATATTCGTGCGCGGACGCAAATCTTGAGAAACGGATAGCACCACAAGCCTCGTGGTGATGGTGGTGATAGTGGCGATGATCCAGGTGGGCGGATTTCTGTGCCACGGAGTTCGTACTCATACAGGGGGCACCGCAGGGCGTGCGCACTTTATTAGGCTGTAATTCCTTGGATAACTTGCAGTAGGTAGTTGTCATCCCACCCGGCCTTCATGCGCCGGGTTTTGATACTGCCTTTGACCTTGGTGCGCGTCAACAGGGACACGGCCACGCGCCGGAGCATCCCCAGATTCGCTGCCGCGTGTCCGGTGCGGGCGCGGCTATCGTCCTCACGGAACGCCACGTCCAACACCCAATGCAGCCCATTCTCGATGCCCCAATGGTTCCGGATGTACCCCGCCAACACCGCCGCGCGCACGCGCAAGCTGGTGATGTAGTAGTGCCCCGTGCCTTCGCTCTTCTGGCCTTTGGCCCGGCGCTCCCGACACACCAGTGCGACCGCGCCGACATCGGTCCACCCGCCCGGCAAGCCCTCGGGGTCTTGGACCACAGTCACGTACCGCTCTTCCTCGCGCCCGTGCCCCACACCCGCCTCGCCCGCCATGTCGCACCCCG
This region of Gemmata massiliana genomic DNA includes:
- a CDS encoding trypsin-like peptidase domain-containing protein → MFRARLLVLLALLLTVPVVSAAPDRMLVPEPLPQKLALEGAVKYKTYQLVRVKASGIDPKAGIIWRVYPSQDVQRATTPRGILEFVAPPGTYQVEALVITTGADGAISVDEQAMSVEIESCCDKAPPIVPPTPQPPVKPKANPVAALGKIQFGNAGCTATVIGPRRADGKWDVLTAAHCVTHVGVGAKGSMTLPDGRKLAIKVGNIYETPDCAWLTTEDATLADLPFAEIAATNPAVGTKIWHKGYGVDNPGNREDGEITFAQDGNGQLQMSLSVSSGDSGGGIFRDDTGELISCVCCTTAKGQKARVWGCAADVARKYRPAQTSELWTPVEIPEAGIGPINAWEPVEMPTRGPVVTVLK
- a CDS encoding fatty acid desaturase family protein; this translates as MSIRTEHVSRTSPAQRDHSDSKPKFPKDEAGFLNELKRRTDAYFAESGRSERDCWRMYLKTAVILAWLATSYALLVFAAPTVWLAAPLSISLALAISAVGFSIQHDGGHHAYSRFAWVNRLAALTLDLIGASSYLWKWKHVVYHHTYPNVAGQDTDIDVGRVARLAPQQPRLWFHRWQHLYLWPLYAVTASVWHLYGDFRDVIAGTIGTHRIPRPRGWDLVVFLTGKAVSIGLLLGIPMLVHSWWVVLAFYAVVTAVVGVVLTVVFQLAHCVEEAEFPQPIGDGGRMEMEGAWAVHQVHTTVDFARKSRVLCWLLGGLNFQVVHHLFPRVCHIHYPALSRIIETTCHEFGVRYSAHRTFLAGVVSHFRWLRQLGRPQVIPG
- a CDS encoding tyrosine-type recombinase/integrase, with translation MVPLEEYLTAYTRSPIAAEVSDTYRANVLRAVRCVSKDCGFATPTDFDREAVENWMAARIEDGMSARSRNYYRESLVAFANWCVGTERLVGHDLNRVPKADQKSDPRRQRRSLTEDELKRLLAVATVCPLTDTQTIRRGNRKGQTAADLKPETVARLQALGRERALIYKALVLTGLRKNELATLTIGQLDLTAGSAFLQLDAADEKSREGNAIAIRDDLADDLRNWLADKLATVQAVAREVGEPTPTRLPGETLLFDVPPGLVRILDRDLVAAGIPKRDDRGRTVDVHAMRTTFGTVLSKTGTAPRTAQAAMRHSDIKLTMGVYTDTRLLDVRGTVEKLPTLPLTDGPGTTKGTITESRTSDDSASVTNPVAPTLFRGGHSGATPGTEHPNNEHQNKADGIDVSVDAVNGKPSVTTSVTEGHRVGLIGFEPTTSWSRTVF
- a CDS encoding excisionase family DNA-binding protein, translated to MTSARAPGSPWPIAEAATYLSISARHLHRLLDANKVRSVRLGRRRLIPDAEVQRLARDGC